In bacterium, the following proteins share a genomic window:
- a CDS encoding 6-bladed beta-propeller: MKHICTILTLLACVLSAAPAITEPSLVTATLEEQWHLTESDDSPMIGEIIDVAADAAGNTYLLDFKLQTVLVIDPKGAFLRTIGGPGDGPGETRMPSRLFVEPDGRVGLLDAMSSRLVWFDAAGQPASGGHLRLNADGSGTLATYDARRIAGGYVAAFMVADQSKETRAFQTVLARVPDDGTASAILYRAPDTAASLVGPATNEAELYNFVWRAWGVSRAGNVYLAPDRDRPRILMLPAGGGEPVEIKLVTARRNRTAAEKADTASRFTRQGSGAGREVADADPFVAYLWCDELGRVCVYTPSPEPPLGAGVFVAYDVYSEAGEYLQRVELRGPDDARFDNWFVLPGKRVVVVRNVRDGGSGEGPEVVGYSF; encoded by the coding sequence ATGAAGCACATATGCACGATCCTCACGCTGCTTGCATGCGTCCTCTCCGCAGCCCCCGCCATCACCGAACCATCGCTGGTAACCGCCACCCTCGAGGAACAATGGCACCTGACCGAATCCGATGACTCCCCGATGATCGGCGAGATCATCGACGTCGCCGCCGACGCCGCCGGCAATACCTACCTCCTGGACTTCAAGCTGCAGACGGTGCTCGTGATCGACCCGAAGGGCGCGTTCCTGCGCACGATCGGCGGCCCCGGCGACGGTCCCGGCGAGACGCGGATGCCATCCCGGCTCTTCGTCGAGCCCGACGGCCGGGTCGGGCTGCTGGATGCGATGTCGTCCCGCCTGGTGTGGTTCGATGCGGCGGGGCAGCCGGCGTCCGGCGGCCACCTGCGCCTGAATGCGGACGGCAGCGGTACCCTGGCCACCTACGATGCACGTCGCATTGCCGGCGGCTACGTGGCGGCCTTCATGGTGGCCGACCAGTCCAAGGAGACGCGCGCCTTCCAGACTGTCCTGGCCCGCGTTCCGGATGACGGCACGGCGTCCGCGATCCTGTATCGCGCCCCCGACACCGCTGCGTCTCTCGTGGGGCCAGCGACGAACGAGGCCGAACTCTACAATTTCGTGTGGAGAGCCTGGGGTGTGAGCCGCGCCGGAAACGTGTATCTGGCCCCGGACCGCGACCGTCCCCGTATACTGATGCTGCCGGCCGGTGGTGGTGAACCGGTAGAGATCAAGCTGGTGACCGCCAGGCGCAATCGGACCGCTGCCGAGAAGGCTGATACCGCGTCCAGGTTCACCAGGCAGGGCAGCGGCGCGGGGCGGGAAGTCGCCGATGCGGACCCGTTCGTGGCCTACCTGTGGTGCGACGAGCTCGGGCGGGTGTGCGTATACACGCCGTCGCCGGAGCCGCCGCTGGGCGCGGGCGTGTTCGTCGCCTACGACGTGTATTCGGAAGCAGGCGAGTACTTGCAACGGGTGGAACTGCGCGGGCCCGATGACGCCCGGTTCGACAACTGGTTCGTGCTGCCGGGGAAGCGTGTCGTGGTGGTGCGGAATGTGCGGGATGGCGGGAGTGGTGAGGGGCCGGAGGTGGTGGGGTATTCGTTCTGA
- a CDS encoding SMI1/KNR4 family protein: MTESDLQTIEERLSITLPGAYRATMLHYPLPPESFGTEAMLPDTVEAILDLNMDDMAMNGVLSPFFIGSDRGEECYFLDASRADSPVYVYQLETGKHQVLDATMEQYIDRIRRDDAEAAADDAAAEMRHVNRKWWEFWK; the protein is encoded by the coding sequence ATGACCGAGAGCGACCTGCAGACGATCGAAGAACGCCTGTCCATAACCTTGCCCGGCGCCTACCGGGCCACGATGCTCCACTATCCGCTGCCACCAGAATCGTTCGGGACCGAGGCCATGCTCCCCGATACTGTGGAAGCGATCCTCGATCTCAACATGGACGATATGGCGATGAATGGTGTCCTGAGCCCGTTCTTCATCGGCAGTGACCGTGGCGAGGAATGCTACTTCCTGGATGCCTCGAGGGCCGACTCGCCGGTGTACGTCTATCAGCTCGAAACCGGCAAGCATCAGGTACTCGACGCGACGATGGAGCAGTACATTGACCGGATCAGGCGCGACGATGCCGAAGCTGCTGCGGACGACGCGGCGGCCGAAATGCGCCACGTGAACCGGAAATGGTGGGAGTTCTGGAAATAG
- a CDS encoding energy transducer TonB: protein MKARYWHFLLIALATATGARAQGTSLDEGPSIVIREAAYYSRSMRLAAMEDSVAVRVVIAPSGAVEAVREIGWPRSPFRSAAMLAAWLSKYRPARRDGLAVRDSLMLEFHFVPDRDTDGVIKSDTTAAAHQILELETNQVCLYGHWISGNVVVRRSENRVYIDGIRVFPDITNFDDRDVIPTPVMAPLLRSECSMLERELALQSWDRSLIRQRTLSFISEFERIASATAVTMDSVAVRLTDGTSVGFTLGDPYDTESYWASQPKMADPVVTYYAWLQRLHRGVRKGFYIFRTGHGMSMSLRHATAIAIRSHLAALGPERNGQGGVEFPDDLCGLVPGMCDMIRKPLPAPRL from the coding sequence GTGAAAGCCAGGTACTGGCACTTCCTCCTCATCGCGCTCGCCACCGCCACCGGCGCCCGAGCCCAGGGCACAAGTCTGGACGAAGGCCCGTCGATTGTGATCCGCGAAGCGGCATATTATTCGCGCTCCATGAGGCTTGCCGCAATGGAGGATTCGGTCGCGGTCCGGGTGGTCATCGCCCCTTCGGGTGCCGTGGAGGCTGTGCGGGAGATTGGATGGCCACGCTCGCCGTTTAGGAGTGCAGCCATGCTCGCCGCCTGGCTGAGCAAGTACAGGCCGGCCAGGCGGGACGGGCTGGCGGTACGGGATTCATTGATGCTGGAGTTCCATTTCGTGCCCGACCGCGACACCGATGGTGTCATCAAGAGCGACACGACGGCTGCCGCTCACCAGATTCTGGAACTGGAGACAAACCAGGTCTGCCTGTATGGGCACTGGATTTCCGGCAATGTCGTGGTCCGGCGCAGCGAAAATCGCGTCTACATTGACGGCATTCGCGTTTTCCCCGATATCACCAACTTCGATGACCGCGACGTCATACCAACGCCCGTGATGGCCCCGTTACTCAGAAGTGAATGCTCGATGCTCGAAAGGGAACTGGCGCTGCAAAGTTGGGATCGCAGCTTGATTCGGCAACGCACGCTCAGCTTCATCTCTGAGTTCGAGCGCATTGCAAGCGCAACGGCAGTGACGATGGACTCCGTTGCCGTGCGGTTGACTGACGGCACGTCCGTCGGCTTCACACTTGGCGATCCCTACGACACTGAGAGCTATTGGGCATCGCAGCCGAAGATGGCTGATCCCGTAGTGACGTACTATGCGTGGCTGCAGCGTTTGCATCGGGGCGTCAGGAAAGGGTTCTACATCTTCCGGACCGGACACGGGATGTCAATGTCGCTGCGGCACGCGACGGCGATTGCAATCAGAAGCCATTTGGCGGCCCTGGGCCCGGAGCGGAACGGGCAAGGCGGCGTGGAATTCCCGGACGATCTATGCGGTCTCGTGCCGGGGATGTGTGATATGATCCGGAAGCCGCTCCCGGCGCCGCGTTTGTGA